A segment of the bacterium genome:
TCGAGCGCCTTGCGGCGGCCTGCGTCCTGGCTCATGGTTCGTTCTCCTCTCGTGTTTCCCGCTCGCCGGAGCCTTCGAGGCGGAAGTCGCACAGCGGGGTATGGGCCGCCCCCCCCGGCCCCAGACGGCTTTCGTACAACGTGAACGACGACACGGGAACGACGCCGAATCCCTTCCCGGAAAGCGTTTGGACAAACCGCTCCCCCCACGCTGGAGGGAGCGCCCCCCGGGTACGCCCGACCGTGATGTGCGGGTGGAACGGACGGTCCTCCCGGGGAAACCCGTCCCCCGAAAGGGCGTTCTCCATATTCTGTTGCAACTGCCTTACCAATTCAAGCGGTTCCAGGAAACCGACCCAGAGGATTCGCGGGTTTCTCGTGCCGGGGAAGGCTCCCCCTCCTTCCGCCGTCAGGGAAAACGGAGCGATTCCGGAAGCCACGGCCCGCATCGACCGATCGATGACCGCCACCCGCTCCGGCAAGATATCTCCCAGGAAATTCAGGGTGATGTGCAGGTTCTTCGGCGTCGTCCATGCGACGGGGTCGTGGAGGCCGCGGACCTTCGCGGTCGCCGACGCGATGGTCTCCCGGACATCGGCGGGAAGGACGATGCCGAGGAATGCTCTCATGCCCCCGCCGCCGTTTCCGACGGGAGGACGTCGATTGCGGCGCCCAGCGAGGCCCTGACGGTCTCCCGGCGGACCGCCTCGCGGCCTCCGGAAAACCGGAACCGGTGCGCAACCCGCACCCCGTCCGGGGCGACGACGGCCACCCAGACCGTCCCCACCGGCTTCCCGCGACTTCCGCCGCCGGGACCCGCCACGCCGGTGACGGCGATCGCAAGGTCCGCCCGGAAGAGAGAGAGAGCCCCTTCCGCCATCGCGAGAGCCACCTCGCGGCTCACCGCCCCGCGCGCGGCGATCAGGCCGGGCGGAACGCCCAGCAGCGCGATTTTCGCCGAATCGCGATACGCTACGACGCCGCCGGAAAAATAGAGGGAACTGCCGGGGATCGAGGTGACCGCTCCCCCCAGCAGTCCCCCCGTGCACGATTCCGCCACGGCGAGGGTCCTTCCGGAGGCGGACATCGCCGCTCCCAGCCGCTTCGCCGCCGAGGCGGTCAGCCGATCAGCCACGCGATCCCCCTGTACGCGAGCCCCGCGCACACCCCTGCCGCCAGGTCGTCCGCCACCACGTAGACGGCTCCCCTGCGGGCGTCGAACCATGCCGCGGGCCCGAATTTGAACACGTCGAACGCACGGAACAGCAGGAAGAGCAGGAGGACGGGACGAATCCCCCAGGGGATGCCGGTGGCCGCGAGCAGCATTCCCGCGATCTCGTCGATGACGACCGTGCCGGGGTCCGGACTCCCCGTCGCGGCCATCTCCTCCCGGGCGGCGGGCACGGAGACGAGAAGCACCGCGGACAGGAGGAGGAGATGACGCACTCCCCACCCGCCGGACCAGTACCAGAGGGGGAGGGCGACCAGGGTCCCCGCCGTCCCGGGGGCCACGGGAAACCGGCCCGCTCCAAACCCCGTGGCGACGACGCGCAACCCTCCCCGAACCCACCGGTTTTCCCGAAAACGATTGACTTGTACGGCGCCCATATCGGATATTTACTACTGTATGTCAATAAAACCTCATTATCCAACGATGGAATGACCGAGCCCCCGGAAACTCCGGAGGACCTTTCCCTGCAGCGGGTCACGCAGGCGGTCGCCGAACTCGCCAAGGGGATCAAAAGCGTGAGCTTCTATCCCTCCGGCCACCCGGTCCTGCTGCACGCCGTCACGAGGATCATCCGGCATTTCGAGGAGATCCCCCTCCCCGAACAAGGCCTTTCGATCGACGTCACGAAGAACGCCCTCCTGTACAAGGACGTTCCGCTGCCCACCGGCGGAAACAAGGCCATCCTTGACCTCAACCGGGAGCTGTACCTACGGCGGGCGGCGCGCATCATCTTTCTTCCCGACCTCAAGCCGGACGAGGTCGTCTCGTGGCTCAAGATCATCACGCGGGATCCGGACGAAATCCAGGACGACGGGGGGCTGGAGCGGATCCTGCTGCGGGAGAAAGTGACCCGGATCTGGGCGAACAGGGTGGACTACGGCCAGCTCACGCAACTCCTGAAGGAGGAGGAACTCGAGGAGATCCCCCCCGAGGAACTCACCGCCGACCCGCTGGCGGGCCCGGATGACGCTCCGCAGGCCGAGGCCGACGAGCCGCCCGCGGAAGTCGTCACGATCGAATCCCTGATCGCGCGGATCGCGGGGGAGACCGACCCCTCCGCCTACCGCGGACACATCGTGGAGTTCTCGCGGCTTCTCCTCGCGGAACACGCCGAGCGGAAGATCGAATATTCGGCGCAGGCGGTGGAGATCTTCGTCCGTCACATCGAGGCCCCTCCCGGGGGTAGCGACGAGATCGCGGGACTCGCCCGCCTCGGGATCAAGGAATTGGCCTCCGAAGAACTGGTGGCGCATTACATCGGCCTGCTCAAGAAGCGCGGTGCCCGCGGCCGCCGCGAGACCGGCGCGGTGCTCGTCGCGCTGGAGGAGCGTTCCGTCGGGCCGCTCCTCCATGCCCTGGCCGTGGAAGAGGACCTGCTCGTCCGGAAGGCGATCGTCGAGATCGTGACGCGGATCGGCAGGATCGCCGTCCCGACGATCCTCGAGAACCTGACGGACTCCCGCTGGTACATGGTGCGGAACCTGGTCACCATCCTCGGCATCCTCGGGATGCCCGACCTCGCGCCGCATGTCGTCGCCACGCTCTCCCATCCGGACCTGCGCGTGAAGAAGGAGGCGATCAAGGCGCTCTCGAGGATTCCCCACCCCTCCTCCGTCACCTCCCTCTGCGAACTCTGCTTCTTCCCCGAGGAGACGGTCGCGCTCGCCGCCACCGCCGCGCTCGCATCGAAGAAGGAGGCGGAGGCGGTCGTCGCGCTGTACCGCCGGGCGGCGGCGAAACCCTTCCTCTACCCGGATTACAGGCTGGCCCACGAGGCGATCGACTCCCTCCGGGCGATCGGCACCGACGAGGCGGTCACCGCCCTCGAGGAGATCCTCGCCCTGGGCGCCCCGTGGAACACGAAAAAGTTCCGGGCGATGAAATTCCACGCCCTCCGCAGCATCTCAAAGATCCGAGGAGAGCGGTCGGAGGAGATTCTCGAGCGGGCGAGGCGTTCCGCCGATCGGTCCCTCCGGCTCGAGGCAGAGCGCATCATCGAGAGGCGCATGACGTAAGGGGGCGAACGACGTGGACCGAAGGCAGATGGAGAACGCGATCGCCGGCGCCGTGCGTTTTCTCGGGGCCTCGCTGAAAAACCGGGGACTGTACCCGGCCACGCACCCCCTGGTCCGGACTCCCGTGGAAAAGTGCCACGTGGAGCTCGCTCCGTTCTTCGCCGACCGGTCGGAGCTGGCCCTTGCCGTCTCGGACGGCACCCTCGTCCTCGAGGGGGTCCCCATCTTCCAGCTGACCTCATCCCTCGAGCTGTTCATGGCGCGGCTCGGGGCCATCGGGCTTCCCGCCGTCATCTTCGAGCGCGGCATCTCCGTCGAAGACATCGAGCGGTTCGTCCGGTTCCTGCACGAGACGAAGGAGCAGGGGCTGCCGATCCCGGAGATCAAGGCGCGCCTCGACGGCCGCGGGGTCACCCACATCCGCGTCACCACGACCGATGAAGAGGAGAAGGACGACTTCACCCTCGCCCGGAAGATCTACGGAAACGCCCTGAACGTCGTGGTCCGGGCCCTGAAGGACGTGCGGAACGGGAAAACGCCGGACGGCGCGGAATCCGACCAGGTGGTCCGGGAGATGAGCGGGATGGTCTCGCGGAACCGCGACGCGATGCTGGCGCTTACCCTGATCAAGAACTTCGACGAATACACCTACAACCATTCGGTGAACGTGTCCGTCCTTTCCCTGGCCGTGGCCGAGACCCTCGGGCTGTCCGACACCGAGCGGATCGGCGTCGGGGTCGCCGGCCTTCTCCACGACGTCGGAAAGACGCAACTCGCCCTCGACCTCATCCGGAAGCCCGGAACCTTGACGGTCGAGGAGTTCGAGGAGATCAAGAAGCACCCCGAGGAAGGGTTCGCCATCCTCGGACGGATGACCCACATCCAGGAATCGACCCGATGCGTCGTGCGGGAACACCACATGCGGTTCGACCGCACCGGCTACCCGCGACCCGAGCCGGAGTACCGGATGAACCCGTACTCCCACGTCATCGCGGTCGCCGACTGCTACGACGCGCTGACGACCATGCGCTCCTACCAGAGGGAGCGGACACCGCAGCAGGCGCTGGAGATCATGCGGAAGCTGGCGGGGAAATCGCTCGATCCGGACCTCGTGGGGCTGATGGAGCGGTCCCTCGGCGTCTACCCCGTGGGAACCATGGTGCGGCTGAGCACGATGGAGATCGGGGTCGTGACCGGCACGACGGACGGGGGGAAAGGCGAACCGAAGGTGGCGATCCTGTTCGACCGGTCGGGGAACCCGCTGGCCGCCCCGCAGGGGGTGAGCCTGAAGGAGTTCGACCCGTCCTCGGGGAGGCCCCGCCGAGTGATTCTCGGGACCGTCAACCCGCGGATGCACCCGCCCGTGTCGATGAGCGGGATCCTCCAGGACGCATCGGTGTAACTCCTAGCGGTGCGGGGACGACGTCCAGTCCCCCAGCGCTTCCGCGACCGCCGCGCGAACGGTTTCGTTCGGGTCCCCGGCGCGCGGGAGGATCTTTTCCCACCCCGGATCGTCGCAGAGGCGGGAATACGCCTTCACCGCCTTCGCCCGTACCTCAGGCTCGGGATGGTCGAGGAACTTCTCGACGTGCGGGGCGAGTTCCCTCCGCCCGGATGCGCCGAGCGTCTCGAGGAGGTTGCCGAGCACCACCCCCCTCTCCCGCGGGAGCATCTCCCACAGGGTCTTGATGACGCCCGGCGAAGGGAACGGGGACAACGCCCGCACGGCCGCGCCGCGGACCTCCGCGTTTCGGTCCGAAAGCGCCTGCAGGAGAAGGGAAATCCCTTCCGTTCCTCCCAACTCCGCGGCGGCGAAGATCGTGCGGAGCTTCTCCTCGACGGTGCCGCCGCGGATCGTGGACCGGAACTCCTCCATCGACCGCTTCGCGCGGGTACGGTCCATCGCCACCGACGCGGCTTCCCGCACCGCCGCGGAGGGGTCCGTCAGCAGCTTGAGCAGCGCCTCCTCGATCCGCTCGATCATATTCCGTCTCCTCCCGCCTTCCCCCGAGTGCCCCGGGAACGGCCGTCCCGTAACGTATAGTCATACCCGAGGGGGATCGGTCCGTCAATCCGACCGGTTGACGATGGCGGCGGACGGAACGTACACTCGAACCATGGCAGAGAACGCGAGCGGAGGGAGGATTCTCGGGCTGGATTACGGCAGCCGCCGGATCGGAGTGGCCGTATCCGATCCCCTCGGGTTGACCGTGCAACCGCTCCCCCCGATCCCCAGGGAAGGGGACAGGAAGGACATCGCCGTCCTCGCCCGCCTCGCGGCGGAAAAGGGGGTGACGTCGGTGGTGCTCGGCCTCCCTCTCCTCCTGAACGGCGACGAGGGGCCCGCGGCCATACGGGCGAGGGCCTTCGGCGAGCGTCTCCAGGCGGAGACCTCCCTGCCGGTAACGATGTGGGACGAACGGCTGACATCGGTGCAGTCCGAACGGCACCTGGTCGCATCCGGCGTGCGGAGGGAGAACCGGAAGGGGATCCGGGACAGCCTCTCGGCCATGTTCCTGCTTCAGAGCGCCCTGGACGCGCAGCGACGGAAATGAACCCCTTCGCTGACCGTTCCCGGCGCGTCGCCCGGGGCGTCGCCCTCGCCGTCATGGTGGCGGCGCTCCTGTCGGCGTTCCTCCTCTTCGACACCTATCCGACCGAACGCTGGGAGGGGAAGCTGGTCCTCGTCCCGAAGGGGAGCCGGCTTCCCGAGGTGGTGGAGACCCTGCAGAGGGACAAGGTCCTTCCCCACCCGCTGGCGTTCCGCACGCTGGTGCTCCTCACGTTCTCCGGGCGGCGGATTCACTACGGGGAGTACGCGTTCCCGTCTCCCCCGTCGGCTTTCGATGCGTGGCGGAGACTGCTCAGCGCGGACGTCATCAAGTACGGTGTGACGGTCCCCCCGGGGGCGAACCTCTACGATGTCGCGAAGATCCTGGAAGGGCAGACGCTGGTCACGGCAGAGGAATTCCTTGCCGCGGCCACTTCGCCCGCGGTCCTCCGGCGGCTGGGGATTCCCGGGGAGAGCGCGGAGGGGTACCTGTTCCCCGACAGATACATCTTCGTCAAGCCCGTCACGCCGGAGGAGATCCTCAAGTTCATGGTGCGGCAGTTCCGCAGGCAAATCCCCCCCGACGCGGAGAGGCGGGCGAGGGAGGAAGGCCTATCCCTGCTGCAGGTCGTGACGATCGCGTCCATCATCGAGAAGGAGACCGGGTTGGATGCGGAGAAGCCGATCGTGTCGGCGGTCATCCGGAGACGCCTGGCCCTCGGCATGCCGCTCCAGATGGACCCGACGGTGATCTACGGTGTGAAGCGATTCGACGGGACGGTGTCGCGGAAGGACCTGCGGACGGCGGGACCGTACAATACCTACCTGAACCGGGGGCTGCCGCCGGGGCCGATCGCCAACCCGGGGCTCGCGTCGCTCGTCGCCGCGCTGAATCCGTCGAAGACGGACTACCTTTTCTTCGTGTCGAAAAACGACGGGTCCCACGCGTTCTCCCGGACGCTTCCGGAGCATAACCGCGCGGTGCAGCAGTACCGGCGAGCCGCCCGGGAGGACGAGGGATAGCCCCCTACTCCTCGACGTCCGCCACCGGGACCTTCCGGATCCCGTCCTCCGATTCCTCGCGGGTGTACTTCTCCTCCCGCTCGTTCTTCTCCTGGCACTCCACGCAATATTTCGCGAACGGAAGCACCTTGAGGCGCGCCTTCGGGATCTTGACGCCGCACTCCTCGCAAAGCCCGTACGTGTTTTCCTCGATCCGGTCGATGGCGTCGTCGATCTGGGCCAGCTTCCTCTTCTCGCGGTCGGTGAGGATCAGGTCCAGCTCGCGGGTCCGCTCCTCGGACACGGAGTCGAGGATGTCGCCGATGTCCTGCACCGCGGATTCCGTGCTCGCCTTGGAGCGACGTCCGATCTCCAGTACGAGTTCCTCCCGCTTCTTCAGCAACATCTCCTTGATCGTCTTCATGTCTGGGCCCGCCTCTGCCAGGAAAATAAAATTGAACTAGTATACCCGGGGACCGACCGGAGTCAACCGGATTCGGAACCCCGGGAACGGACGACGACCCCTCGCAAGTCCCACTCCTTCGCGCCGGTCACGCGGGCGCGGACGATGGATCCGGGTTTCCCGTCGAACCCGGAAAGGATCACGGAGCCGTCGACCTCCGGCGCCTGGCCCGGATGGCGGCCGACGGCCTTTCCCCGGGCGCCGGCCTTTTCCACCAGCACGTCGAGAACCTGCCCGATCCGGGACGCGTTCCGCGCGGCGAGGAGGTCGGCCTGGGCGTCGCGCACCCGGCGCGCCCGCTCCTCCTTCGTCCGCTCCGGGACCTGCGACGGCAACCGGTACGCGGGGGTCCCCTCCTCCCGTGAGTAGGGGAAGACACCGAGGTAGTCCCACCGGGCCTCGTCGACGAAACGGAGCAGGCGGTCGAAGGCGGCCCGCGTCTCCCCGGGGAAACCGACGATCAGGGATGTCCTCAGGAAGAGGCCGGGAACCCCGGCCCGGAGCCGGTCGAGCATCCGGTACACGGCGCCGGGTCCGTACGTCCGCCCCATCCGGCGCAGGATCCCCGTGTCGATGTGCTGGACGGGAATGTCCAGGTAGCGGCACACCTTCTCCTCCGATCGCAGGAGATCGACGATCCCGTCGTCGACGCGGGAGGGGTAAAGGTAGAGGAGGCGGATCCACCGGACGCCCCGGACGGCGCAGAGGGCGCGCACCAGGGAGACGAGCCCCCCCCTTTCCCCGCGGTCCAGGCCGTACGCGGTGATGTCCTGCCCGATGAGGTTCAGCTCCCGGGCGCCGCGGCGCACCAGAAGCCTCGCCTCCGCGAGAAGCGACTCACGGTCCCGGCTCCGCAGGGGGCCCCGGATGCCCGGGATCGCGCAGTAGGCGCACCGGTTGTCGCACCCCTCCAGGATTTTCAGGAACGCCGACCCGGAACCGACCTCGGGGACGCGATGGCCGTACGCCTCGTCCGGGAGCGCCCCGCCGCCCGACAGCGAGCGCGGCGCCCCGAGGACTGCCGGCGACGGTCCGACCGGGGCCAGCATCGAGGCGAGGCGCCCCGGGAGGTCCGGGATGTCGCCGGGACCGAGGAACAGGTCGACTTCGGGGAGAAGGTCCGGGAGTTCGTTCCTGTACCGCCGCGCCATGCAGCCGGCGACGACCAGGCGCCGGATCCGCCCTCGCCGCTTCTCCGCCGCAAGGGAGAGGATCGCCTCGATCGACTCCTCCTTGGCGGCCCGCACGAAACCGCAGGTGTTCAGGACCGCCGCATCGGCACGGCCGCGGGGCACGACGAGGAACCCCCCTTCCGACAGGAGGCCCGCCATGACCTCGGCGTCCACGGCGTTCTTCCCGCACCCGAGGTTGTGGATGCGGACCGTCGGGATCTTCCGGGCGACCCGCGTCACCCATCCACCACGGAGACCCCGGGAGGCTTCCGGAACCGGAAAAAATCGGGGGGCAGGGAAGGGTTGACCGTCACGTCGGTGAGGTAGAGGTGGTTCTCTCCTCCCATCCGGTCGAAGACGTGAATCTCGCGGATGAGCACGTCCCCCGTGCCGACGACGAGGTCGATCCGGCGGATCTCCGGAGCCCCGTCGTCCCGGGGGGACAGGCGAAGGACCGTCTCTTCGCCGCCCTTGCGCGCGTCGGCGGCGTCAACGCGGAAGAGGGCCGTGATCTCCCCCTTGCCGAACAGCAGCAGCAGAGGGATCTTTCCGCCGAGCCCCTTCTCGTCCACCCCGCGCCGGATCACCTGCGCCGATCCGGCCGGGCGGAAGTAGAAGTACCGGCCGTCCGCGAGGAACAGCTGCGCCTCGGTGCCCTTGTAGTCCCACCGCATCTTCAGCGGCCGGGCGAAGTACACGGTCCCGGACGCCTTCCGGACGATCCCGACGTTCTGGAGCGGGATCTCCTGGCGGAACGTCGCGGACAGGGTGCGCGCGGCGGCGTACCGCTCCCCGACCCGACCAAGGAGCGCCTCGCCGGCGCTTTCCGTACCCGCCGCCCAACCCGGCGCCGGCGGCAGAAGGAGGAGGAGGGCGCCGGCGAGAAGGAGCGCAGGCGGATAATGCAGATAATGGCGTGAATGGAACATCATGTTGCCTCATCCTCTGAATGCGCTTGCACCTTGTGATGCCGGGTTGTGGGCAGGGGACACACCTTCCCTTCAGTGGGAGGACAATCCTTGCCTTCCTCCCGGGTCAGAACCAGGTATGTCCCCTGAAAGCGCTTGCTCCTCACAGGGACCTTCTCCGGCCGTACCCTACGCAACAAAGAGCCATCTGTGGCCTGTGTGGGCGGTCATTCCTCTTTCCTCGTCACGTAAACCTCGCGCTGCTTTCCCCCCTCGGCGGGGCCGACGATCCCCTGGCGCTCCATCTCCTCGACGATCCGCGCCGCGCGGTTGAAGCCGATCTTGAGGCGGCGCTGCAGGAAGGAGACGGAGGCGCGGCCGGCGCGGACGACCTCCTCGACCGCGGCGTCGAACATCTCGTCGCACGACGGGTCGGGATCCTCCGTGGAAGGGGCCGCGGTGATCGCGGAGTCGTAGACCGGCGGCCCCTGGGCCTTCAGATGCTCCACGACGCGCTGGATCTCGCCCTCCCCCACGTAGGGACAGTGCACCCGAACGATCCCGCCGACGCCGGGCTGGAGGAAGAGCATGTCCCCGAACCCGAGGAGCGTCTCCGCCCCCGACTGGTCGAGGATGGTCCGGGAGTCGAACTGGGAGATCACCTTGAAGGAGACACGCGACGGGAAGTTCGCCTTGATCACGCCCGTCAGCACGTCGACGGAGGGCCGCTGGGTGGCGAAGACCAGGTGGATCCCCGCCGCACGCGCCATCTGGGTAAGCTGGGTGATCGAATCCTCCACCTCCCGGCGGGACGCGGAGGTCATCATCAGGTCGGCGAGTTCGTCGATGAGGATGACGATGTAGGGGAGCTTCACGAGGTCGTCGCCCTCCCCTTCCGCCTTCGACCTGCCGCCCGAACGGAGCCGCTTCTCGACGAACTGGTTGAAGGCGTCGATGTGGCGGACGCCGTTTTCCATCATCAGCTGGTACCGCCCGCGCATCTC
Coding sequences within it:
- the thpR gene encoding RNA 2',3'-cyclic phosphodiesterase — encoded protein: MRAFLGIVLPADVRETIASATAKVRGLHDPVAWTTPKNLHITLNFLGDILPERVAVIDRSMRAVASGIAPFSLTAEGGGAFPGTRNPRILWVGFLEPLELVRQLQQNMENALSGDGFPREDRPFHPHITVGRTRGALPPAWGERFVQTLSGKGFGVVPVSSFTLYESRLGPGGAAHTPLCDFRLEGSGERETREENEP
- a CDS encoding nicotinamide-nucleotide amidohydrolase family protein; its protein translation is MVRRPQGSRLRGGGRPGGRGVRGARVQGDRVADRLTASAAKRLGAAMSASGRTLAVAESCTGGLLGGAVTSIPGSSLYFSGGVVAYRDSAKIALLGVPPGLIAARGAVSREVALAMAEGALSLFRADLAIAVTGVAGPGGGSRGKPVGTVWVAVVAPDGVRVAHRFRFSGGREAVRRETVRASLGAAIDVLPSETAAGA
- a CDS encoding phosphatidylglycerophosphatase A, with translation MGAVQVNRFRENRWVRGGLRVVATGFGAGRFPVAPGTAGTLVALPLWYWSGGWGVRHLLLLSAVLLVSVPAAREEMAATGSPDPGTVVIDEIAGMLLAATGIPWGIRPVLLLFLLFRAFDVFKFGPAAWFDARRGAVYVVADDLAAGVCAGLAYRGIAWLIG
- a CDS encoding HEAT repeat domain-containing protein is translated as MTEPPETPEDLSLQRVTQAVAELAKGIKSVSFYPSGHPVLLHAVTRIIRHFEEIPLPEQGLSIDVTKNALLYKDVPLPTGGNKAILDLNRELYLRRAARIIFLPDLKPDEVVSWLKIITRDPDEIQDDGGLERILLREKVTRIWANRVDYGQLTQLLKEEELEEIPPEELTADPLAGPDDAPQAEADEPPAEVVTIESLIARIAGETDPSAYRGHIVEFSRLLLAEHAERKIEYSAQAVEIFVRHIEAPPGGSDEIAGLARLGIKELASEELVAHYIGLLKKRGARGRRETGAVLVALEERSVGPLLHALAVEEDLLVRKAIVEIVTRIGRIAVPTILENLTDSRWYMVRNLVTILGILGMPDLAPHVVATLSHPDLRVKKEAIKALSRIPHPSSVTSLCELCFFPEETVALAATAALASKKEAEAVVALYRRAAAKPFLYPDYRLAHEAIDSLRAIGTDEAVTALEEILALGAPWNTKKFRAMKFHALRSISKIRGERSEEILERARRSADRSLRLEAERIIERRMT
- a CDS encoding HD-GYP domain-containing protein; the encoded protein is MDRRQMENAIAGAVRFLGASLKNRGLYPATHPLVRTPVEKCHVELAPFFADRSELALAVSDGTLVLEGVPIFQLTSSLELFMARLGAIGLPAVIFERGISVEDIERFVRFLHETKEQGLPIPEIKARLDGRGVTHIRVTTTDEEEKDDFTLARKIYGNALNVVVRALKDVRNGKTPDGAESDQVVREMSGMVSRNRDAMLALTLIKNFDEYTYNHSVNVSVLSLAVAETLGLSDTERIGVGVAGLLHDVGKTQLALDLIRKPGTLTVEEFEEIKKHPEEGFAILGRMTHIQESTRCVVREHHMRFDRTGYPRPEPEYRMNPYSHVIAVADCYDALTTMRSYQRERTPQQALEIMRKLAGKSLDPDLVGLMERSLGVYPVGTMVRLSTMEIGVVTGTTDGGKGEPKVAILFDRSGNPLAAPQGVSLKEFDPSSGRPRRVILGTVNPRMHPPVSMSGILQDASV
- a CDS encoding HEAT repeat domain-containing protein, whose product is MIERIEEALLKLLTDPSAAVREAASVAMDRTRAKRSMEEFRSTIRGGTVEEKLRTIFAAAELGGTEGISLLLQALSDRNAEVRGAAVRALSPFPSPGVIKTLWEMLPRERGVVLGNLLETLGASGRRELAPHVEKFLDHPEPEVRAKAVKAYSRLCDDPGWEKILPRAGDPNETVRAAVAEALGDWTSSPHR
- the ruvX gene encoding Holliday junction resolvase RuvX, whose product is MAENASGGRILGLDYGSRRIGVAVSDPLGLTVQPLPPIPREGDRKDIAVLARLAAEKGVTSVVLGLPLLLNGDEGPAAIRARAFGERLQAETSLPVTMWDERLTSVQSERHLVASGVRRENRKGIRDSLSAMFLLQSALDAQRRK
- the mltG gene encoding endolytic transglycosylase MltG, encoding MNPFADRSRRVARGVALAVMVAALLSAFLLFDTYPTERWEGKLVLVPKGSRLPEVVETLQRDKVLPHPLAFRTLVLLTFSGRRIHYGEYAFPSPPSAFDAWRRLLSADVIKYGVTVPPGANLYDVAKILEGQTLVTAEEFLAAATSPAVLRRLGIPGESAEGYLFPDRYIFVKPVTPEEILKFMVRQFRRQIPPDAERRAREEGLSLLQVVTIASIIEKETGLDAEKPIVSAVIRRRLALGMPLQMDPTVIYGVKRFDGTVSRKDLRTAGPYNTYLNRGLPPGPIANPGLASLVAALNPSKTDYLFFVSKNDGSHAFSRTLPEHNRAVQQYRRAAREDEG
- a CDS encoding TraR/DksA family transcriptional regulator; amino-acid sequence: MKTIKEMLLKKREELVLEIGRRSKASTESAVQDIGDILDSVSEERTRELDLILTDREKRKLAQIDDAIDRIEENTYGLCEECGVKIPKARLKVLPFAKYCVECQEKNEREEKYTREESEDGIRKVPVADVEE
- the rimO gene encoding 30S ribosomal protein S12 methylthiotransferase RimO translates to MTRVARKIPTVRIHNLGCGKNAVDAEVMAGLLSEGGFLVVPRGRADAAVLNTCGFVRAAKEESIEAILSLAAEKRRGRIRRLVVAGCMARRYRNELPDLLPEVDLFLGPGDIPDLPGRLASMLAPVGPSPAVLGAPRSLSGGGALPDEAYGHRVPEVGSGSAFLKILEGCDNRCAYCAIPGIRGPLRSRDRESLLAEARLLVRRGARELNLIGQDITAYGLDRGERGGLVSLVRALCAVRGVRWIRLLYLYPSRVDDGIVDLLRSEEKVCRYLDIPVQHIDTGILRRMGRTYGPGAVYRMLDRLRAGVPGLFLRTSLIVGFPGETRAAFDRLLRFVDEARWDYLGVFPYSREEGTPAYRLPSQVPERTKEERARRVRDAQADLLAARNASRIGQVLDVLVEKAGARGKAVGRHPGQAPEVDGSVILSGFDGKPGSIVRARVTGAKEWDLRGVVVRSRGSESG
- a CDS encoding outer membrane lipoprotein carrier protein LolA is translated as MMFHSRHYLHYPPALLLAGALLLLLPPAPGWAAGTESAGEALLGRVGERYAAARTLSATFRQEIPLQNVGIVRKASGTVYFARPLKMRWDYKGTEAQLFLADGRYFYFRPAGSAQVIRRGVDEKGLGGKIPLLLLFGKGEITALFRVDAADARKGGEETVLRLSPRDDGAPEIRRIDLVVGTGDVLIREIHVFDRMGGENHLYLTDVTVNPSLPPDFFRFRKPPGVSVVDG